From Thermodesulfobacteriota bacterium, the proteins below share one genomic window:
- a CDS encoding ABC transporter permease, producing MISKFQVAYKNLLRKKVRSLLTLVGIALSAWVLVSLLGFNRGFESSLDRDIDNMGFQMMLMAKGCPYEAATMMLKGGTGLKYLPESMGEKVMKEPEVERITPMLMAAAFDPNKGESGGIAAYLGVDPEGFPPMKSYLKFRHGGWFKREKAYEAVMGYEAAELEQREVGDLILVPDLNVELKVVGILERTGTQDDGTIFVPLRTLQEIFGKQGILTTIGIKVRKDADPARLENRLYQLPDVQVVSLAQVKQTIMSLVATARVLVLSIATIAIIISMVGVINTILMSIHERFQEIGILKTIGAMPGDIFRLVWIETLLLCVAGGVLGVVLSLLLSRATEWVIRSLLPYAPKGGLVTIDLPLILFTLGTISVIGLLSGLYPAWKAGRIRPLEAIRNEVGG from the coding sequence ATGATCAGCAAATTCCAGGTCGCCTATAAAAATCTCCTTCGGAAAAAGGTCCGCAGCCTTCTGACGCTGGTCGGCATCGCCCTTTCGGCCTGGGTGCTGGTGAGCCTGCTCGGCTTCAACCGCGGCTTCGAAAGCTCCCTGGACCGGGACATAGACAACATGGGCTTCCAGATGATGCTCATGGCCAAGGGGTGTCCCTACGAGGCGGCGACCATGATGCTGAAAGGCGGCACCGGCCTCAAGTACCTGCCGGAGTCCATGGGCGAAAAGGTCATGAAGGAACCGGAAGTGGAGCGGATCACGCCCATGCTGATGGCGGCGGCCTTTGACCCGAACAAGGGGGAAAGCGGCGGCATTGCGGCATACCTGGGAGTGGATCCGGAAGGCTTCCCTCCCATGAAGAGCTACCTCAAGTTCCGGCACGGCGGCTGGTTCAAGAGGGAAAAGGCCTACGAGGCGGTGATGGGCTACGAAGCGGCCGAGCTCGAACAGAGGGAGGTCGGAGACCTGATCCTCGTCCCGGATCTTAACGTGGAGCTGAAGGTCGTGGGCATCCTGGAGCGGACCGGCACGCAGGACGACGGGACCATCTTCGTGCCGCTGCGGACCCTCCAGGAGATCTTCGGGAAGCAGGGGATCCTGACGACCATTGGCATCAAGGTAAGGAAGGACGCGGACCCTGCCCGGCTCGAGAACAGGCTCTACCAGCTGCCCGACGTCCAGGTGGTGAGCCTGGCGCAGGTGAAGCAGACCATCATGTCGCTGGTCGCGACCGCGCGGGTGCTCGTGCTGTCCATCGCGACCATCGCGATCATCATTTCGATGGTCGGCGTCATCAACACGATCCTGATGTCGATCCACGAGCGGTTCCAGGAGATCGGCATCCTGAAGACCATCGGCGCCATGCCTGGCGACATCTTCCGGCTTGTCTGGATCGAGACGCTGCTGTTGTGCGTCGCCGGCGGAGTTCTCGGCGTGGTCCTTTCCCTGCTGCTTTCCCGCGCCACGGAATGGGTGATCCGGAGCCTCCTGCCCTATGCTCCGAAAGGTGGGCTGGTAACGATCGACCTTCCTCTCATCCTGTTCACCCTCGGCACGATCTCGGTTATCGGGCTGCTGAGCGGGCTCTACCCGGCATGGAAAGCGGGGCGGATCCGGCCGCTGGAAGCGATACGAAACGAGGTGGGCGGATGA
- a CDS encoding ABC transporter ATP-binding protein gives MNERTTVLEAKRLTRLYRRGSEEIAAVRDVSLSIQKGEFASFIGPSGSGKTTLIHLLGCLDNPTSGELAVGGKRIFDGNGGQLSERKLTAIRRDTFGYIFQNFYLIPTLTVRENVMVPLTFHRKQGAENDVMELLKLLGIDHRKDHLPGMLSGGEMQRVAIARALVNSPEILLADEPTGNLDSRRSVEIVQILKDLCRDSGVTVVMVSHNLEFASQADRQFEMRDGRIRELCI, from the coding sequence ATGAACGAACGAACGACGGTCCTGGAAGCGAAAAGGCTGACGAGGCTCTACCGGCGCGGCAGCGAGGAGATCGCCGCGGTCCGCGACGTATCGCTCAGCATACAGAAGGGAGAGTTCGCCTCGTTCATCGGTCCGTCCGGGTCGGGCAAGACCACGCTCATCCACCTTCTCGGCTGCCTCGACAACCCGACCTCCGGCGAGCTCGCCGTCGGCGGAAAGCGGATCTTCGACGGCAACGGGGGACAGCTTTCCGAGCGGAAGCTGACCGCGATCCGCAGGGACACCTTCGGCTATATCTTCCAGAATTTCTACCTCATCCCCACCCTGACCGTCCGCGAGAACGTGATGGTGCCGCTGACCTTCCACCGCAAGCAGGGCGCGGAGAACGACGTCATGGAGCTCCTGAAGCTCCTGGGCATCGATCACCGGAAGGACCACCTGCCGGGGATGCTCTCGGGCGGCGAGATGCAGCGCGTCGCCATCGCGAGGGCCCTCGTGAATTCGCCGGAAATCCTGCTTGCCGACGAGCCGACGGGGAACCTCGATTCGAGACGCTCGGTGGAGATCGTGCAGATATTGAAGGACCTGTGCCGGGATTCCGGGGTGACCGTCGTCATGGTGTCGCACAACCTGGAGTTCGCCTCCCAGGCGGACCGGCAGTTCGAGATGAGGGACGGCAGGATCCGGGAGCTGTGTATTTAG
- a CDS encoding multicopper oxidase, translating to MGQSSISWRFGALSAALVLTFGIALAGCIENPLVSENPVLGGTLEVEKVPKFVTPLNIPEVMPTTGTADNYEIVAGQTLQQILPGSYGKTLVWGYGPTMDAITYPGRTIEATAGTAVTVKWINGLVDGDNRFLPHILPVDQTLHWANPPGVCTEDNPMPMMSDCRGTDPNPYLGPVPVITHLHGAHVGERSDGFPEAWYLPAAVNIPAGYTTRGTMYDTEIPTDDGAAVFIYPNDQRATTLWYHDHSLGMTRTNVYAGLAGFYLLRGGAGDLATGILPSGKYEIPLLIQDRSFNSDGSLFYPDSRSFFDGLTGPYIPALAIDGGKSDVSPIWNPEFFGNTMVVNGGSWPYLNVEPRRYRFRIVNGSDSRFLILAGDVPKKAKPFAFWQIGADGGFLPAPEKREDLLLGPAERADVIVDFSAYRPGDTITLVNIGPDEPFGGGVPGVDFAMAHPGTTGKVMQFKVVKLKKPDTTKKVAELVLPAPPPLPAATFTRRVSLNEEESATVCVDNTNTAVSCGTPDAVPAAPTEALLGIIDAGGFTVPKEWMDEITENPALGATEYWEIYNLTEDAHPIHIHLVQFEIIGRQALALDADGMVMQPVMLDGAMRGPDPGESGRKDTVIVYPGEMARIKAHFDIAGLFVWHCHILSHEDNEMMRPYRVGP from the coding sequence ATGGGACAGAGTTCGATTTCATGGAGGTTCGGCGCCTTGTCGGCGGCCCTTGTCCTGACATTCGGCATCGCTCTCGCCGGCTGCATCGAAAATCCGCTGGTATCGGAAAACCCGGTGCTCGGCGGAACGCTGGAAGTGGAAAAGGTCCCGAAGTTCGTCACTCCCCTGAACATCCCTGAGGTAATGCCCACCACCGGAACGGCGGACAATTACGAGATCGTGGCGGGACAGACCTTGCAGCAGATCCTGCCGGGCAGCTACGGCAAGACGCTCGTCTGGGGTTACGGCCCGACGATGGATGCCATCACCTATCCCGGCCGCACCATCGAAGCCACGGCCGGCACGGCGGTCACGGTCAAATGGATCAACGGACTCGTGGACGGCGACAACAGATTCCTGCCCCACATCCTGCCGGTAGACCAGACGCTGCACTGGGCAAATCCGCCGGGAGTCTGCACGGAAGATAATCCCATGCCCATGATGTCCGACTGCCGCGGAACGGACCCGAATCCTTACCTGGGACCGGTTCCCGTCATCACCCACTTACACGGCGCCCATGTCGGGGAAAGGAGCGACGGCTTCCCCGAGGCGTGGTACCTGCCGGCGGCGGTAAATATTCCGGCCGGCTACACCACGCGGGGGACGATGTATGACACCGAAATTCCCACCGATGACGGCGCTGCTGTGTTCATCTATCCCAACGACCAGCGGGCTACCACCCTCTGGTATCACGACCACTCCCTCGGGATGACCCGCACCAACGTCTACGCCGGGTTGGCAGGATTCTACCTGCTGAGAGGCGGCGCCGGCGACCTCGCGACGGGAATTCTTCCTTCCGGCAAATATGAAATTCCGCTCCTGATCCAGGACCGCTCCTTCAACAGCGACGGTTCCCTCTTCTATCCCGACAGCCGCAGCTTCTTCGACGGCCTGACCGGGCCGTACATCCCCGCGCTGGCCATCGACGGCGGAAAGAGCGACGTGTCGCCGATCTGGAACCCCGAGTTCTTCGGCAACACCATGGTGGTCAACGGCGGCAGCTGGCCGTACCTGAACGTCGAGCCGCGCCGCTATCGTTTCCGCATCGTCAACGGCAGCGACTCGCGGTTCCTGATCCTCGCCGGCGATGTGCCGAAGAAAGCCAAGCCGTTCGCCTTCTGGCAGATCGGCGCAGACGGCGGCTTCCTGCCCGCCCCCGAGAAGCGCGAAGACCTGTTGCTTGGGCCCGCCGAGCGGGCGGACGTGATCGTCGATTTCTCGGCCTACAGGCCCGGCGACACCATCACCCTGGTCAACATCGGCCCCGACGAACCCTTCGGCGGCGGCGTCCCGGGGGTCGACTTCGCCATGGCCCACCCCGGCACCACCGGCAAGGTCATGCAGTTCAAGGTGGTCAAGCTGAAGAAGCCGGACACCACGAAGAAGGTGGCGGAACTGGTCCTGCCGGCGCCGCCTCCTCTTCCCGCGGCAACCTTTACCCGCAGAGTGAGCCTCAACGAAGAGGAATCCGCCACGGTCTGCGTCGACAATACGAATACGGCCGTTTCGTGCGGCACGCCGGATGCGGTCCCCGCCGCCCCCACCGAGGCGCTGCTCGGGATCATCGACGCCGGCGGGTTCACGGTGCCCAAGGAGTGGATGGATGAGATCACCGAGAATCCGGCTCTGGGAGCCACGGAATACTGGGAAATCTACAACCTGACCGAAGACGCGCACCCGATACATATCCACCTGGTGCAGTTCGAGATTATCGGGCGGCAGGCGTTGGCGCTCGACGCCGACGGGATGGTAATGCAGCCGGTGATGCTCGACGGCGCGATGAGGGGCCCCGATCCCGGTGAGTCCGGCCGCAAGGATACGGTCATCGTCTACCCCGGCGAGATGGCGCGGATCAAGGCGCATTTCGACATCGCCGGCCTCTTCGTCTGGCACTGCCACATCCTCTCGCATGAGGACAACGAGATGATGCGGCCCTATCGCGTGGGTCCGTAG
- the recG gene encoding ATP-dependent DNA helicase RecG: MVTPGHPIQFVKGVGPRLAEILAARGIRTPQDALYLFPKGYQDRRRTVPIREASPGMTVPVRGKVLSVQESGRGYRRGSPRLLEVVLFDGTGRIVAKWFRYHPSLVKRFRVGEPAVVCGTVRYFRFMPEMHHPEILSGEGADDPIHSGRIVPIYPDIEGIPPRVLRKIQWEVVHGHAGREKECFPPWILEKAGVPPLGESLAAIHFPRDDADAAGFLDHTSPQRKRLVFGELFSIQWALALRRAGIEREAAVPLPWDREIVDEIKRRLPFELTGAQRRTINEILKDMGRPHPMHRLLQGDVGSGKTIVSWIAAMVAWKHGVQAAVMAPTEILAEQHYRRFLSLSEGLSARVGLLSAALPPKEREAARRRIRIGETDIVVGTHALIQESVEFHNLAFAVIDEQHRFGVLQRAALREKAAVSPHLLVMTATPIPRTLAIALYGDLDISVIDEMPKGRIPVKTRVVPPEGRGKVLEEIRRELERGGRAYVVLPLVEESEKLALRDAVRTAERFRETFPDAGVGLLHGRMKADEKEGAMRAFKAGELRLLVSTTVVEVGVDVPEATVIVIEHAERFGLSQLHQLRGRVGRGARPSSCFLMVENGQGEEAAARLAVMERTTDGFRIAEEDLKIRGPGDFAGVRQSGIPDLVFADLVRDAGMLQVAKEIVEELQRRDPNLKDPAHEEIRRFLERRATAGGVKD; the protein is encoded by the coding sequence GTGGTCACGCCGGGGCATCCCATCCAGTTTGTCAAGGGGGTGGGGCCCCGGCTTGCCGAAATCCTGGCCGCCCGGGGGATCCGCACCCCGCAGGACGCCCTCTATCTTTTCCCCAAGGGGTACCAGGATCGGCGGCGGACGGTCCCGATCCGCGAGGCCTCTCCCGGCATGACCGTTCCCGTCCGCGGGAAAGTGCTCTCCGTCCAGGAAAGCGGCCGCGGCTACCGGCGCGGGAGCCCCCGCCTGCTGGAGGTCGTCCTCTTCGACGGGACCGGGCGGATCGTCGCGAAATGGTTCCGGTACCATCCCTCCCTCGTCAAGCGCTTCCGGGTCGGCGAGCCCGCCGTCGTTTGCGGGACGGTCCGGTACTTCCGCTTCATGCCGGAGATGCACCACCCGGAGATCCTTTCGGGCGAAGGAGCGGACGACCCGATCCACTCGGGGCGGATCGTCCCCATTTACCCGGACATAGAGGGGATCCCCCCGCGCGTCCTCCGGAAGATCCAGTGGGAGGTCGTACACGGACACGCCGGCAGGGAGAAGGAGTGCTTCCCCCCCTGGATCCTCGAGAAGGCGGGGGTGCCTCCGCTCGGCGAGTCGCTCGCCGCGATCCATTTCCCGCGGGACGACGCCGACGCGGCAGGATTCCTGGACCACACATCGCCCCAGCGGAAGCGGCTCGTGTTCGGGGAGCTGTTCTCCATCCAGTGGGCGCTCGCCCTGCGGCGGGCGGGGATTGAGCGGGAAGCGGCGGTTCCGCTCCCATGGGACCGGGAAATCGTCGACGAGATCAAGCGACGCCTGCCGTTCGAGCTGACCGGAGCCCAGCGGCGTACGATCAACGAGATCCTCAAGGACATGGGGCGTCCCCACCCCATGCACCGCCTTCTCCAGGGAGACGTGGGGAGCGGCAAGACCATCGTCTCCTGGATCGCCGCGATGGTCGCGTGGAAGCACGGCGTCCAGGCCGCCGTGATGGCGCCCACGGAGATCCTGGCGGAGCAGCACTACCGCAGGTTCCTTTCCCTTTCGGAGGGGCTTTCCGCGCGTGTCGGGCTGCTCTCGGCGGCGCTGCCGCCGAAGGAGCGGGAAGCGGCCCGGCGGAGGATCCGGATTGGGGAGACGGACATCGTCGTGGGGACGCACGCGCTGATCCAGGAAAGCGTGGAGTTCCACAACCTCGCCTTCGCCGTCATCGACGAGCAGCACCGGTTCGGCGTCCTGCAGAGGGCGGCGCTGCGGGAGAAGGCGGCGGTTTCGCCGCACCTGCTCGTGATGACCGCGACGCCGATCCCGAGGACGCTGGCCATCGCCCTCTACGGCGACCTGGACATCTCCGTGATCGACGAGATGCCGAAAGGCCGGATCCCCGTGAAAACCCGCGTCGTGCCCCCCGAAGGAAGGGGAAAGGTGCTCGAAGAGATCCGCCGTGAGCTGGAGCGGGGGGGGCGCGCCTACGTCGTTTTGCCGCTCGTGGAGGAGTCGGAGAAGCTGGCGCTGCGCGACGCCGTCCGGACGGCGGAAAGGTTTCGGGAAACGTTCCCCGACGCCGGGGTGGGGCTGCTGCACGGCAGGATGAAGGCGGACGAGAAGGAAGGGGCGATGCGCGCCTTCAAGGCGGGGGAGCTGCGGCTCCTCGTCTCCACGACGGTGGTCGAGGTGGGGGTGGACGTTCCCGAGGCGACGGTCATCGTGATCGAGCACGCCGAGCGGTTCGGCCTCTCACAGCTCCACCAGCTTCGGGGACGAGTGGGCCGGGGTGCGCGTCCCTCCTCTTGCTTCCTGATGGTGGAGAACGGGCAGGGCGAGGAGGCGGCGGCCCGCCTCGCTGTTATGGAGCGGACCACCGACGGCTTCCGGATCGCCGAGGAAGACCTGAAGATCCGGGGACCGGGCGATTTCGCGGGGGTGCGGCAGTCGGGGATCCCCGACCTGGTCTTCGCCGACCTGGTTCGCGACGCCGGGATGTTGCAGGTGGCCAAGGAAATCGTCGAGGAGCTGCAGCGGAGGGATCCGAACCTCAAAGACCCCGCGCACGAGGAGATCCGGCGGTTCCTGGAGAGAAGAGCAACCGCCGGGGGAGTGAAGGATTAG